One window from the genome of Cyanobacteria bacterium GSL.Bin1 encodes:
- a CDS encoding Uma2 family endonuclease, whose amino-acid sequence MSQLTLNLDSVIELSREQFYQICQDNPDLKLERTATGNLVIMSPTGGETGRKNASLIVQVGLWNEQTQLGEVFDSSTGFSLPNGADRSPDVAWLEKSRWEALSPQQKEKFIPLCPDFVIELLSPTDNLKHVQAKMQEYVANGCQLGWLINQKQKTVEVYRPRKETEILNAPASLSGENVLPNFTLNLRKVWSSFH is encoded by the coding sequence ATGTCTCAACTCACGCTCAATTTAGACTCAGTCATTGAATTAAGTCGGGAGCAATTTTATCAAATTTGTCAGGATAATCCGGACTTAAAATTAGAACGGACTGCAACTGGAAATTTAGTGATTATGTCGCCAACTGGTGGAGAAACAGGACGTAAAAATGCCAGTTTAATTGTACAAGTTGGGCTATGGAACGAACAAACACAATTAGGAGAAGTTTTTGATTCTTCCACCGGGTTTAGTCTTCCCAATGGGGCTGACCGTTCCCCTGATGTGGCATGGCTTGAAAAGTCGCGCTGGGAAGCTTTATCGCCACAACAAAAAGAGAAATTTATTCCCCTTTGTCCTGATTTCGTGATTGAACTGCTATCTCCAACAGACAATTTAAAGCACGTGCAAGCCAAAATGCAAGAATACGTAGCAAATGGCTGTCAGCTTGGTTGGTTAATTAATCAAAAACAGAAAACAGTTGAAGTTTATCGTCCGAGGAAAGAAACAGAAATTCTGAATGCACCCGCTTCCCTATCCGGAGAAAATGTTTTACCAAATTTCACTTTAAATTTAAGGAAAGTTTGGTCTTCGTTTCATTAG